A region of the Yarrowia lipolytica chromosome 1C, complete sequence genome:
GGGATGGAGGCGTAGATAGTCGTCTAGTGACTGGTAGAACTGCCGGTTAGTGAAGGGGGAGGCTCCCTGCTCGTTTGGTGCGTATACGTTGATCAGCGATAGGTGTCTGTCGGTGCCTTTGATGTGCACGTCGGCCAAACACAGTCTGTTGTCTAGGGCTGGGAAGTATTCAAAAACTGTTGTAAAgtttgtgatggtgacgttgTCGGAATAGACTAGCCCCACGCCGACGCTTCTATTAGAAACACCAGCTGTGGAGCCGAGGAGGGTGTAGTGTCTGCCCCCCGGGTAGGGCGAGTTTGAAATGATTTGTTGAGCGGTTTGTAGGGAGGAGTCCACCCAGTTCGtctcttgaagaaggacgagatcgGGGTAGTGAGTAGTTCGAATAATGTTTACAATGGTGTCGGGTAATCGGTTAAGCGCTTCCGCCATCTTAAAACCGCCGATGTTAGCCGTGATGACTTTAACATTCGGAGATTTCATTTTGGCCTGGGTGCTCTTACATGGGGCTTTAGAAGGGGTGGTAGTAGAGGTGAAAGACATGCTTACTGGTTCTGCCCCGGTCGGAGCATTGTGTCCACCTCATGGAGAGTGGTCACCCTAGGGGGGTTCGGGGGACTGTTCGGGGGTTCTacaatctcgtctaccGAGCTGAGTGTCGCACCGTCGTGGAAAACTTTGAAGTGGCATGTAGACAGGAATGTCGGGCACCTCCCGTCAATGAACTTTGCTACCTCCTGAGAAGgcagccagcagagtctGTTCTCCGACCTGTCCGGGTTCAGGATTTGCACCGGAACCTCGCTCGAGGCGGTCTGGAAGACCGCAATGTGCTTCTTGCCGAGCGTGGTGTGAGAGGGCTCGCCAGAGAaactggaggtggtgtgccctcctcggggtcggCCCTCGTGGATACTTCCGGGggggggttgtgtttggttggtCGTGTTGGGACTGGTGTGGTCGTGGGGAaggccgttgttggtggcctcggtgtTAAGCGGGGTAGCGGGGGGAAGAAACTGGGTGACATCAGGGGCTACTTCAGGGTGAGCAAGTGCGTCAGGCTGGGTGTCAAAGCCGTTCATGGATACGTCAGCCTGTTCCGTTTCCTGGTCGTCGGGAACTGTGTCTTCCTCGGAGGcggggatgttgatgggTAGATTCTGAgttccatgctgctggttcgTAGAGGGCAGCTGGTTAGTTTgctcggtctcttcgggTGTGTCCTCTCCGGTTTTGTCGCTCAAGACTTCAAAGTTGTAGTAAGATCGGAGGGGCTTCTGACCGGTGGGTTGGGGGGACGTGTCTCGAGTCCGTCTATGTCTAGGGGACTTAGTGCCGACGGTCTCCCACTGGTGAGTAGCAGGCGTGTGGTGGAACTTGCGAGTTTGGACCGGGGGCTCCACGGTGGATGGGGCATGGATGGAAGCAAGGGCTTTACCTCTCTGTGGGAGGGTACCCTGGTGAGCGCGGGTGCGGAAGATCTTGGGAGTGACCATGTCTTTCTCGGGGCAGGCCTCCCGGATGTGCTTAGTGCTCTTGCACTTAACACAGATGTTATCGCCGTTGGCGAAGTGCATCTtgatcaactttgagccGGTAAGCCTAGCCTTGGTGGGATCCAGGTTGACGAAGAAGTCGGGGATGGTCTGGGGCAGGGTGGAGCCTAGGAGAGCACGAACTGCGATCACAGGACCCGAGATGTTCTGATGGTTGGCAGAGGTCATCAGAAGGGTGCCACTCAAGAGGGAGGAACCTGGAATGGCCTGATCAATGTCTACGTCgaactggttgagaatAGCGTTGAGGTGGATCTTGAAAGCATCCTCCGTCTGacgctccatcttcatgtacGAGGGTAGGTTGAAGTAGTAAAGTACtcttcgtccagcagggtTAGCCGAGCCCTTCCTCATGATGCGATAATCTTGAGTATTGGcctcaacaatgagactaactgtctccagaatgacagcCATTCGTTGTTCGTGGGGGTCAGTGAGGGCGTCCGACGTCAGGTAGTGCCAACCATTTCCCACTTGGTAGCAGTCTTCAGGGTCCTGTTCTAAGTTAATCTGGTCGATCAGGTGGGGGACGATGTCTAGGTTGTGCCTGGACAGGTCAAACTCCGCCAGACCAACCTGacccttgatctcgtcgaacTTTTCGATGACGCCCTCGAGGACACTGATggtgtccttctcgtcgacttCAGCGGCGTTATCGAGGTGCTCGAGGAACATGGAGATAGGAAGATTCCAATCAGGGGTGGCGGAGCGGTCAAGAGCTCTTCGGAAGAAGTTTTCCTTGCTGGCTACATAGGACACGTTGAAACGGCCGGAGGTATGCCTACCATTCGGCGCCGCAAGGGGCTCCGAAattcgctccttgttgaggttgaattTGAGTGTGGAGGGGTTCGATGTCAGGAGAGCCTTGACTTCGGCCTTGCTCTTCCAGGCGTTGAGGGTGATattgttgtcgttttttttgtcgtttttgtcgtttttgtcgttttttttgttgttttcatcgtttttgtcgtttttttggattttttcaatgtcggtTTGGTTGGGGGTTTCGGTTGAGGtggctccatcacctcgcGATAAATCAGGAGGTGGGGGGTTCGGAGCGCCCAAGGAGTTACCCGCCGAAGCTTGGGCTTGCGCTGTTTCCATGGTGAACGTTTTTTCTGGTCGCGCTCGATTAATAGCTCTTgatgaacgaacaaacacgcgaagctatgtggaccaacatacaacacggactgaaccaggtttttttatgattttaTTACCATGTTAGAGCTGAACTGGAAAAGTTACCTAAGGATTCATCACACTTGAGAATTTGTTTAAGTAGTATAATTGAACTCCAGTTGGTTTGAAGGAGAGAAGCATTGTTTAGATATTGATATAGGATAAAATAGAAGAAGACACATTAAGAGAATATATACGGGAGACAGCTGGGGAGAGTTGAATGGCCTTTTTTCAGGACTTTATGTATTGTTGTTGGCGTAATTGGCTGACGATTCAGTGACTGAAAAAAACAGatgttattttttttggctaTTTGGGAATCTTTGTTAGTTGATAACTATGACAGCAATATATAGAGTCATGAGAAGTGGAAAATTCAATTTATAGAACATTTAGCTGACGATTGAGAGAATTGTAGTGGTTCTTGTTGTGGAGCTAAGGGTGGGATTATTAGTTCAGTTACTTGGATTTAAAATTAAATAGTTGAGATTTTAGTTGATGAATAAAAGTTGGTAAAAGTCGTTGAGTCTTTACTGCAAGTGGGTCCAATTCTTCCAAGGACGTTTTATTAAAGTATGGATTGTACTAAGTAGTTTCGAAGTTATCTCCCGCTTTGACCGGACCCCAAATGCCTCCTTCTAGATGACCTGTCTGCCCTTTGCTGTTCAAATGGTGACTAGTGAATGGACGGATAATCTGACTGATTAATTGTTAAATTGGCGAGGTTCATCAGCTGAATTGGAATGATCAATCTCGGGAAATTGAGacatctatatatatttatatctatatatatacaagtgTTATTGATAATTTAACCTCTGTCATTGTTTGAGAAGGTAAGTCATTTATTGCAAAAAGTTCAGGTTCGGCAATAATATATTTAGTTGGGATTCTCAGCATTAGTTTGAATTTCATGACCCAACTTGTTAGAAAGTTGGTTCCAAAACCTGCGACAGATTCCTTTTTTTCGACATCATACCGTCAGCTTTCCACCCATCAAGGATATACTCTCCAGGGGACCAACAAAAGACCCCCACAGACTCGCAATTCGCCGTccctgtcacgtgataacaTTGTTATTCAGCATCCGGTTAGTGATGACAATATATTTGGCGTTCAGGTTTCCCAAAAAGGAAGTCTAAAATGGAAAAGGTTGTGGCTATTTTGGGACAGGAGGGCTGGCGGGTCACGTAAGAGAGGGGCGGCGGGTAGGAGGGAGGGGGAGCTTATCACGTGGTCTCTCATTAACGCGCCGGTCCTGTATTTTCCGTGACGGCCCCGTGTTTTTCTGCCGATTCCGctccatcacgtgatcggaGGTTTTCGCAGACACTGCCCGATCATGTGAGATAGGTTGGGATGTGCGTCTGACATGCGTGCTAAAACGATAAGCCTCCCAGCAAGGGTGAATGCAAGGAAAGTCCCACTACCAAGGCATCTACGGAAGAGCGAGTTGCTAGAGAAGGAGTACGATACGGTCTAACGACAGTGTTACGAGCACCAAATACTTGAGGCAGCGAAACCCATCGACAGACGACCCAAACACAGGCAACCTTTCCGTGTTCTCCACACATTCGGCACACTATATATCGTCATAGGTTTGGTCTCATTTCCTTTGGCGCCAGTGTTGAAatcgactacaagtagttggaTTGACACGACTGAGGAGCGTTTCTGAGCAAGTTGGTATCGGCAGAATCCTTGCAGTAACAACCTGGTGGCTCTCAACACAACGACTGGATACCGAATCTGTATTTCTTACAGAACAGtgagtagctactgtatctATCACTGATAATGTGATATTGAAGTGGAAACATGGTGTATCACATCATGTTATTAAATCTCAAGTTCTCTCGGAAACATGTCAATTCCGCTAACACAGACGAAGCTGACAAGCCATCCCCACACACATATCCCACTCGTTTACTTCAGTGAGTACCCTACTGTACGGCCTTTACACAGCCACACCCTTGTGCCGCGGCTTTCAGACTGGGATCTAACACAGGAACAGGCAAAACACAACTATCACCGCGCACAGACAACTGACAACAGCACGGCCTCCTAACCTAAGACGACcaaccaaaaacaccatcTACTAACATATATTTCACcccaccatcaccatctAATACCATTTACACAATCATGCTTCTACAGCTACCCCCAGAACTTCTAATTCTGTGCCTGGTGCACATTTCCGACCAGGACCTCGTCTCACTGTCACACACATGCAAGACCCTGTACTTTTTATCTCACGACCGAAATCTGTCCCATCTCAGATTCATGGTCGTTCTGGAAACTATGCACTGGCGCCTGATTCCCATCAACAGCAATATTTCCGACCGTCACGAAATCGCTCTGACGCTTGTCCAACGGCACGTGATTCCCAAAGCCCACCACATGTTTCTGAGTCCGCATCCCGTTCAGGGTGCGCTAAATTTCCGCAGTTTGCTCAGTACCAGTTTCAGAAAGGCCCTACTCAGCCGagagctcaagaaccagctcccacgtgaccatcTCATCAAAACAGGCATCATGAAACCAGGTGACAAGGTTAGTGCAAAGGTTCATCGACTCCAGTTCAACAGAGTGGTTTCAGTCATCAACGAGTTCTTCAAGCACTCTTTCAAACGTCCGTCATTCCACACTGCCTGGAAGAAGGGTTTGTTGCGGTACTACGACGATGAGCTCAACTTTGAAAGTGTCGGAGTAGAATTGCTGGCTAAAATGTTTGAAGGATGTCAGATTGGCAAAGACGAGGAGCCAGAGCCCAATTACTTCAAGGTAGCTAGGAATCCACCAGCTAGGGCCAAGGTACTCAAGCTGAAAAGATACTACGAGGAGCTAGACAGGACTGTCTGTGTTTAGTGGAAGTACTGACATACAAAATATGATATTAATTACATTTCTATTATGACAATGCTCTGGTTCAATTACTGACTGGCCATTTGTAGAACCCAGGGCTATTCATATCGTCACGTGCGAAAAATGGAGCCATCTGATAAGAATGATCTTCTAGACTCTGTTTAAACGTTTCTCCACAGTACGACACACCTGTGAGTAGGTCCCCGATCCAGGAGAGCTTCTGATAAGGGAGCACAAAATATCTATCTAGGCCACTAGTTTTGTTTCCCCGAACGTGTGTCGACATTTGGGGATTCATTTTACTGCAACGAATGGCTGGGAAATTGGAGTTCACGGCAAGAACAAAATCTCCTTCGGCGTCAGTGGCTTCCAAATCAATCCACAATCTCAACCAGAGACCTGATTGTACCATAGCGTAAAAGAATCCGTTATAGATCATGCCGAAACTGACGGTGGTGTGGTAGTAGTAGGAGTCTCCGAGTTCCAGGTACATCTTGGGTCCGATGCGTGTGGCTACATCTTGCCATTCTAGAGAGTCCAAAGATGACGCTGGGACAGCTGACGAAGGGACATGATACACTTGAACACATAGAGGCGTATTAATCCCTATGTGTGCATCTTCATGGAAACGGTATGACATAAAGAAGGCACCTGCACCGTTGGGCAGCAGAGTCACCTGGATGAAATCCCACAGGAACTCTTTGTTGGATACCACCCAGGTTCCGTCTTCGTCTTGAGTACATAGACTCTTGTTTGCAATTTGATGTTCGGACATGTCGTGTGTGTCTGCAAAGTGTAGAAAGACGTCGTTCTCTTCTAGAAAAGTGACAGAGATGGAGGGGTCTGAGTGACGAACTTTTGTTTCCCTCGGAGACTTCTCTGGGATCACATCGGTTCCGTAGAGTATGCGTGGTTTGATCAAACTCTTCTCTTTGACTGGTTCTTTGAACCGGCTATCTTCTGGCACACGGATCTGTTCTCTGACAGCCCCTTCTTTGATGGCACTCCATCCACGAAAGGAGTTTTTCGTCGCACGAGTTCGTGAAACTATAGCCAATGCACATCTGGTCCACGTTGTCAGACCGGTTCCGGACTCGTTGAGAGTAAACCAAGGTACCCGTTCAAGCACCAGTGGTTGTGCAAGGCTAACATCCAGGTCGCACCAGGTGGACCAAGTTGCTCGATTCGTCTGGCTGAGAGCCACAGCGGTTTCGAGATTGCAGAAACAGTAAATCCGAGCTAGAATCTCAACAGGGAGGGTGTccatggtgatgaggaggtGTCAGAGAGTACCAATTAGAGAGTCATCTCACATGCATGCATCATGTGTTAAGCCGCGTTTCATTCGTTTCAGGAGAAAATCTGAAAAAGAGGCCCTAGAAGCAAGAGTCGTCAGAACGTTGGATTACAAAGAGAGAGGGACTCGTAATCTGATTGTCAAGCTCATTCAACGTAGGAGTGAAACTGATGACTAAGATGAATTGTCTtccgtactgtacaacaCATATCGTACGTACAGTGAgtgtacatgctgtagcATTTTAAACACACTATTTATTGTTCAAGCTTATCAAGAAGCATCCCCACGAAACAGAATAAGACTCCCAGCTGCACCTCTCTTCAAACAGTACAGTGCTGTAATCAACT
Encoded here:
- a CDS encoding uncharacterized protein (Full length Line element), which codes for METAQAQASAGNSLGAPNPPPPDLSRGDGATSTETPNQTDIEKIQKNDKNDENNKKNDKNDKNDKKNDNNITLNAWKSKAEVKALLTSNPSTLKFNLNKERISEPLAAPNGRHTSGRFNVSYVASKENFFRRALDRSATPDWNLPISMFLEHLDNAAEVDEKDTISVLEGVIEKFDEIKGQVGLAEFDLSRHNLDIVPHLIDQINLEQDPEDCYQVGNGWHYLTSDALTDPHEQRMAVILETVSLIVEANTQDYRIMRKGSANPAGRRVLYYFNLPSYMKMERQTEDAFKIHLNAILNQFDVDIDQAIPGSSLLSGTLLMTSANHQNISGPVIAVRALLGSTLPQTIPDFFVNLDPTKARLTGSKLIKMHFANGDNICVKCKSTKHIREACPEKDMVTPKIFRTRAHQGTLPQRGKALASIHAPSTVEPPVQTRKFHHTPATHQWETVGTKSPRHRRTRDTSPQPTGQKPLRSYYNFEVLSDKTGEDTPEETEQTNQLPSTNQQHGTQNLPINIPASEEDTVPDDQETEQADVSMNGFDTQPDALAHPEVAPDVTQFLPPATPLNTEATNNGLPHDHTSPNTTNQTQPPPGSIHEGRPRGGHTTSSFSGEPSHTTLGKKHIAVFQTASSEVPVQILNPDRSENRLCWLPSQEVAKFIDGRCPTFLSTCHFKVFHDGATLSSVDEIVEPPNSPPNPPRVTTLHEVDTMLRPGQNQ
- a CDS encoding uncharacterized protein (Compare to YALI0C19338g:2, no similarity possibly noncoding), whose product is MLLQLPPELLILCLVHISDQDLVSLSHTCKTLYFLSHDRNLSHLRFMVVLETMHWRLIPINSNISDRHEIALTLVQRHVIPKAHHMFLSPHPVQGALNFRSLLSTSFRKALLSRELKNQLPRDHLIKTGIMKPGDKVSAKVHRLQFNRVVSVINEFFKHSFKRPSFHTAWKKGLLRYYDDELNFESVGVELLAKMFEGCQIGKDEEPEPNYFKVARNPPARAKVLKLKRYYEELDRTVCV
- a CDS encoding uncharacterized protein (Compare to YALI0C19360g:2, similar to uniprot|Q6CD59 Yarrowia lipolytica YALI0C03542g), which translates into the protein MDTLPVEILARIYCFCNLETAVALSQTNRATWSTWCDLDVSLAQPLVLERVPWFTLNESGTGLTTWTRCALAIVSRTRATKNSFRGWSAIKEGAVREQIRVPEDSRFKEPVKEKSLIKPRILYGTDVIPEKSPRETKVRHSDPSISVTFLEENDVFLHFADTHDMSEHQIANKSLCTQDEDGTWVVSNKEFLWDFIQVTLLPNGAGAFFMSYRFHEDAHIGINTPLCVQVYHVPSSAVPASSLDSLEWQDVATRIGPKMYLELGDSYYYHTTVSFGMIYNGFFYAMVQSGLWLRLWIDLEATDAEGDFVLAVNSNFPAIRCSKMNPQMSTHVRGNKTSGLDRYFVLPYQKLSWIGDLLTGVSYCGETFKQSLEDHSYQMAPFFARDDMNSPGFYKWPVSN